The following are encoded in a window of Chloroflexota bacterium genomic DNA:
- a CDS encoding proline--tRNA ligase yields the protein MSMLFSQTLREAPTDAEMPSHKLLVRAGFIRQLAAGIYTAMPLAKRSLTKIEDIMRVEINAIGGQEMTMPVVHPAEVWQETERWYQIGSEMGRFKDKNQRDMVLAMTHEEVVADLTRKEIHSYRQLPVLIYHIQTKWRDDPRPRAGLIRVREFTMKDSYSLDADWEGLDKQYRAHYQAYFDIFHRCGISVIAVKSDVGMMGGKLAHEYMYLTPFGEDTLMLCDACGYSANRQVATFKKVALPEEESLPTEKVFTPDCKTIAELATFLNIPAAKTAKAVFMIADIPEGESSVQKFVFAIVRGDMDLNETKLVNALKASELRPATEEEIVAIGAVPGYASPIGLPEKNTYLPVITIVDELIAQSQNLVAGANDAGYHMLNTNLGRDYQADLVTDLTSAREGDGCPECAAPFREVRGVEVGNIFKLGTRYSDSLGCTFQDKDGKEKPVIMGSYGIGSGRLLASVAEEHNDEYGLIWPITVAPYQVHLVMLPSKKDDSAMEAAAQLYKDLVAAGVEVLFDDRDDSPGVKFNDADLIGLPIRVTVGARGLKDGMVEIKRRSEKEKRMIPLEDALKTVQAEIEALLAEIQATIIEVPYEA from the coding sequence ATGTCAATGCTTTTTAGCCAAACCCTGCGCGAAGCCCCCACCGACGCTGAAATGCCCAGTCACAAACTGCTGGTGCGGGCGGGTTTTATCCGCCAACTTGCCGCCGGTATCTACACAGCCATGCCGTTAGCCAAACGCTCGCTCACCAAAATCGAAGATATTATGCGCGTGGAAATCAACGCCATCGGCGGACAAGAGATGACCATGCCGGTAGTGCATCCTGCCGAAGTCTGGCAAGAGACCGAGCGTTGGTATCAGATTGGCTCGGAGATGGGCCGCTTCAAAGACAAAAATCAGCGCGATATGGTGTTGGCCATGACCCACGAGGAAGTAGTCGCCGACCTGACGCGTAAAGAGATTCACTCCTATCGCCAACTCCCTGTGCTGATTTATCATATTCAAACCAAATGGCGTGATGATCCCCGCCCGCGCGCGGGCCTGATCCGCGTGCGCGAGTTCACCATGAAAGACAGCTATTCACTCGATGCCGATTGGGAAGGCCTCGATAAACAGTATCGCGCTCATTATCAGGCCTATTTCGATATCTTCCACCGCTGTGGGATTTCGGTGATTGCGGTTAAATCTGATGTGGGCATGATGGGCGGCAAGCTGGCCCATGAATATATGTATCTAACCCCTTTTGGAGAAGATACGCTGATGCTTTGTGACGCGTGCGGATATTCGGCCAATCGGCAGGTGGCCACCTTCAAAAAGGTTGCCCTCCCCGAGGAAGAATCGCTCCCCACTGAGAAAGTCTTCACGCCCGATTGCAAAACCATCGCCGAATTGGCCACATTCCTGAATATTCCTGCTGCCAAGACCGCCAAGGCTGTCTTCATGATCGCCGATATCCCCGAAGGCGAATCCAGTGTGCAGAAATTTGTCTTTGCTATCGTGCGCGGCGATATGGACTTGAACGAAACCAAGCTGGTCAACGCCCTCAAGGCCAGCGAACTGCGCCCGGCCACCGAGGAAGAGATTGTCGCCATCGGCGCGGTGCCAGGCTACGCCTCACCAATTGGATTGCCGGAAAAGAATACTTATTTGCCCGTTATCACGATTGTGGATGAGTTAATTGCGCAGTCGCAAAACCTGGTAGCCGGAGCTAATGATGCCGGGTATCATATGCTCAACACGAATTTGGGGCGCGATTATCAGGCCGATCTTGTGACCGATCTAACCTCCGCCCGCGAAGGGGATGGTTGCCCCGAATGTGCCGCGCCTTTCCGGGAAGTGCGCGGCGTGGAAGTGGGCAATATCTTCAAGCTTGGTACGCGCTACTCCGATTCGCTGGGTTGCACCTTCCAGGATAAAGATGGCAAGGAGAAGCCTGTCATTATGGGTTCTTACGGCATTGGCAGTGGGCGTTTACTGGCCTCAGTCGCCGAAGAACACAACGACGAATACGGGTTGATCTGGCCGATTACAGTAGCCCCGTATCAGGTGCATCTGGTGATGCTGCCCAGCAAAAAAGACGATTCGGCAATGGAAGCCGCCGCGCAGTTGTATAAGGATTTAGTAGCCGCCGGTGTGGAAGTTCTCTTTGACGACCGGGACGACAGCCCCGGCGTGAAGTTCAACGACGCGGATCTGATTGGCTTGCCGATCCGGGTGACGGTGGGCGCGCGCGGGCTGAAAGATGGCATGGTCGAGATCAAACGCCGCAGCGAGAAAGAAAAACGCATGATCCCCCTGGAAGATGCGCTGAAAACCGTTCAGGCCGAAATTGAAGCGCTATTAGCAGAGATTCAGGCCACAATTATCGAAGTTCCCTACGAAGCGTAG
- a CDS encoding WYL domain-containing protein translates to VVRVAWIQAAQLLDEHFERSPDFNLSAYWEYWSSEYEREKPQYPVRVRISAELLSALPGQFGKVIQAEIENIQQPDSDGWITLTLPFESLEDARNNLLKHGSAIEVLEPIALRFSLIDFAEQIRARYAG, encoded by the coding sequence TAGTTGTGCGAGTCGCCTGGATCCAGGCTGCGCAGCTACTGGATGAGCATTTCGAGAGATCCCCCGATTTCAATTTGAGCGCCTATTGGGAATATTGGAGCAGCGAATACGAACGTGAAAAGCCTCAGTATCCGGTCAGGGTGCGTATCTCGGCGGAGTTGCTTTCGGCGCTGCCAGGACAATTCGGCAAAGTGATTCAAGCTGAGATCGAAAATATCCAGCAACCAGATAGCGATGGCTGGATAACCCTGACGCTGCCCTTTGAATCCCTGGAAGATGCGCGTAATAATTTACTTAAACACGGCAGCGCGATCGAGGTGCTTGAACCCATCGCGCTGCGTTTTTCGTTGATCGATTTCGCTGAACAAATCCGTGCGCGTTACGCTGGCTAA
- a CDS encoding matrixin family metalloprotease has product MNQNPVFHKLLPLIVIVLVLMFVFTSSAIPALAYEGEPVPYDYFEEDDCPIGYCLTSGSFSWPTAQASYCIASSSGGDYSGLYLWGDNVIQSFATNGAQYWQSNTGFNLYQHSSCQSDTNIIVGWTTGLRDNPLGSAYVSQYESSQQVLIGLNYGSGGAVIDEYGATIFHWNPAAGDGIGYDGSLVLAHEFGHAIGLGHDVEQGMLMYPNAAPGATYSNNYPLGQDSINELLSKYSSLAVGGTNQYEKAGISGVYLTSQNGHQASAWVPIPDGMENRLQDLRGSCTVVGYLPDTDDDVAFNCWWDMNNTSSGSVPFYLDTFYSDHSTVIVYAFLWDNNVFPVLEGFAFTMDAGTIYIHDMHGNQYQQGLPFTYFVQTPLVGNAVPLINIYRYESNKEDDMGWTVLDNMDASFTFATTYPGDWENAYVQGFFNILGWTGAGTSRTNVFGVDARIDWNYYTLYANNSANLMDTGMDIWENNASAFSTLAVYAPWDKDYGAYSLARAESGSGGSTNLEVEYRSEDGNDNSSAIFQNVLFQVGR; this is encoded by the coding sequence ATGAACCAAAATCCTGTTTTCCACAAGCTATTGCCGCTCATTGTTATAGTATTGGTATTGATGTTTGTGTTCACATCGAGCGCAATACCAGCTCTTGCGTATGAAGGCGAGCCAGTTCCCTATGATTATTTCGAAGAGGATGACTGCCCGATTGGGTATTGTTTAACTTCCGGGAGTTTTTCCTGGCCCACGGCACAAGCCAGTTATTGCATCGCTTCGAGTTCTGGGGGCGATTATAGCGGACTGTATTTGTGGGGGGATAATGTTATTCAGAGTTTCGCTACCAACGGCGCGCAATACTGGCAGAGCAATACCGGATTCAATCTTTATCAGCACAGCAGTTGCCAAAGCGATACCAATATCATCGTCGGCTGGACCACCGGGCTGAGAGACAATCCACTGGGGTCTGCGTATGTCAGTCAATACGAATCCAGCCAGCAAGTGCTAATCGGCCTGAATTATGGCTCTGGCGGCGCCGTCATCGACGAGTATGGCGCAACCATCTTCCATTGGAATCCAGCCGCTGGCGATGGGATTGGTTACGATGGCTCACTGGTTCTGGCGCATGAGTTCGGCCATGCAATCGGCCTGGGCCATGATGTGGAGCAAGGGATGTTGATGTACCCTAATGCTGCCCCCGGCGCAACGTACTCGAATAATTATCCCCTGGGACAAGATAGCATCAACGAGCTATTGAGCAAATACTCCAGCCTTGCTGTGGGTGGTACGAACCAATATGAGAAAGCAGGCATCTCCGGCGTTTATCTGACCTCCCAAAACGGCCATCAAGCCTCGGCCTGGGTTCCCATCCCCGATGGTATGGAAAATCGCTTACAAGATCTGCGGGGAAGTTGCACAGTTGTTGGTTATTTACCCGATACGGATGATGATGTTGCTTTTAACTGTTGGTGGGATATGAATAACACATCGTCTGGCTCTGTCCCCTTTTATCTGGATACTTTCTATTCCGACCATAGTACAGTGATTGTCTACGCTTTCCTCTGGGATAATAATGTTTTCCCGGTTTTAGAGGGCTTTGCTTTCACAATGGATGCTGGCACAATTTACATCCATGATATGCATGGCAACCAATATCAGCAAGGTTTGCCATTTACTTATTTTGTGCAAACCCCGTTGGTGGGTAACGCCGTTCCGCTGATCAACATCTACCGCTATGAGAGCAATAAAGAAGACGATATGGGCTGGACGGTGCTCGATAATATGGACGCCAGCTTTACATTTGCAACCACTTATCCAGGAGACTGGGAAAATGCTTATGTGCAGGGATTTTTCAATATACTTGGCTGGACAGGCGCCGGAACATCGCGTACGAATGTCTTTGGCGTAGACGCCAGGATTGACTGGAACTATTACACACTTTACGCCAATAATTCAGCCAATCTCATGGATACCGGTATGGATATTTGGGAGAATAACGCCAGCGCTTTTTCAACTCTGGCGGTTTATGCACCCTGGGACAAAGACTATGGCGCCTACAGCCTGGCGAGAGCGGAATCTGGCAGTGGTGGGAGTACAAACCTGGAAGTGGAATACCGCTCTGAAGATGGCAACGACAATAGTAGCGCAATTTTCCAAAATGTGCTTTTCCAGGTTGGGCGGTAA
- a CDS encoding HTH domain-containing protein, with protein MRADRLLSLLMILQSRGRVTAEALADELEVSIRTIYRDVTALSVWGVPVYTERGPGGGIALIERYRTDLTGLSKEEVRALFMLSIPAPLDDLGVGQKLKGALLKLAAALPS; from the coding sequence ATGCGTGCAGATCGATTGCTTTCCCTGTTGATGATTTTGCAATCCCGCGGGCGTGTTACTGCTGAAGCGTTGGCTGATGAGCTTGAAGTTTCGATACGCACCATCTACCGCGATGTGACCGCCCTGAGCGTCTGGGGAGTGCCAGTTTACACGGAGCGCGGGCCAGGGGGCGGCATCGCCCTGATCGAGCGTTATCGCACCGACTTAACGGGTTTGAGCAAGGAGGAAGTTCGGGCTTTGTTCATGCTTAGCATCCCCGCGCCACTGGACGACCTCGGGGTTGGTCAGAAACTCAAGGGGGCTTTGCTCAAACTCGCGGCGGCGTTGCCTTC
- a CDS encoding GNAT family N-acetyltransferase — MKFETASLLEFGLQPTLAILDRGFADYFVPIQITFEHFLGMLRVDSVDATASRVVLKAGQPAGVALIARRGRSSRLAGMAILPEARGQGVGRWLVGQIIADAKARGDRRLELEVIEENIPAINLYEQSGFQKVRKLVSYSLENPTGVTARLEEIDLRTMGRLIFLHGYQDFPWQMSGESLLQMSLPNRAFRYMDSAVAISSPAAEQIFIRALLLNIENKTQIQTLLQGLFALYPGKTWKVPAIFPEEFCGTFEQAGFERGSLAQFQMALRLSAQP, encoded by the coding sequence ATGAAATTTGAAACAGCTTCATTGCTGGAGTTTGGACTTCAGCCAACGCTGGCTATTCTGGATCGCGGTTTTGCGGATTATTTTGTACCAATCCAGATAACTTTCGAACATTTTTTGGGGATGTTGCGGGTGGATAGTGTGGATGCGACGGCTAGCCGTGTTGTTCTCAAAGCTGGTCAACCCGCGGGAGTTGCGCTGATTGCCCGGAGAGGGCGGAGCAGCCGCCTAGCGGGGATGGCAATCCTCCCCGAGGCGCGCGGGCAAGGGGTAGGACGCTGGCTCGTGGGGCAGATCATCGCCGACGCCAAAGCTCGCGGCGATCGCCGCCTGGAACTCGAAGTCATCGAGGAAAATATACCTGCCATAAATCTCTATGAGCAGTCCGGCTTCCAAAAGGTTCGCAAACTGGTGAGTTATTCGTTGGAAAATCCAACCGGCGTAACAGCCAGATTGGAAGAAATTGATCTGCGCACAATGGGTCGCCTGATTTTTCTGCACGGCTATCAGGATTTCCCCTGGCAAATGTCGGGAGAGAGTCTGCTGCAAATGAGCCTTCCCAACCGCGCTTTTCGTTATATGGATAGCGCCGTAGCCATTTCGTCACCTGCTGCTGAACAAATTTTTATACGCGCACTGTTGTTGAATATTGAGAATAAAACGCAAATTCAAACCTTGCTCCAGGGTTTATTTGCGCTTTATCCTGGCAAAACCTGGAAAGTGCCGGCTATTTTCCCCGAGGAATTTTGTGGCACATTTGAGCAGGCTGGTTTTGAACGTGGAAGCTTAGCCCAATTCCAAATGGCACTGCGTCTATCCGCCCAGCCTTGA